One genomic window of Roseateles sp. DAIF2 includes the following:
- a CDS encoding glyoxylate/hydroxypyruvate reductase A yields the protein MSILLSGRWEAAERDQWLALLRAALPEESWVLEPGPEVEAAVVANPPPGALQGLPRLGFIQSLWAGVEKLLADDTLPAGVPIARMVDPAMNEAMPQTALWAVLGLHRGFFEIQAQQRRAEWRQLAQPRAGEWRVLVLGLGELGGRVAQLLAAQGYAVSGYSRRPAELPGVRCLHGEAALAAALGEADTVINLMPLTEATRGFFDAARLAQFKRGAGFINLARGAHVVEADLLAALDAGRIGRAVLDVFQVEPLPAAHPFWSHERVTVLPHTAAQTDARSAAALVAANLRAWRAGREPAHRVERDRGY from the coding sequence ATGAGCATCCTGCTGAGCGGCCGCTGGGAGGCGGCGGAGCGCGACCAATGGCTGGCGCTGCTGCGGGCGGCGCTGCCCGAGGAGTCCTGGGTGCTGGAGCCCGGTCCCGAGGTGGAGGCCGCGGTGGTGGCGAACCCGCCGCCGGGCGCGCTGCAGGGCCTGCCGCGGCTGGGCTTCATCCAGTCGCTGTGGGCCGGGGTCGAGAAGCTGCTGGCCGACGACACCCTGCCGGCCGGCGTGCCGATCGCGCGCATGGTCGACCCGGCGATGAACGAGGCGATGCCGCAGACCGCGCTCTGGGCCGTGCTGGGCCTGCACCGCGGCTTCTTCGAGATCCAGGCGCAGCAGCGCCGCGCCGAGTGGCGCCAGCTCGCGCAGCCGCGCGCCGGCGAATGGCGCGTGCTGGTGCTGGGCCTGGGCGAGCTGGGCGGGCGGGTCGCGCAGCTGCTGGCGGCGCAGGGCTATGCGGTCAGCGGCTACAGCCGCCGCCCGGCCGAGCTGCCCGGCGTGCGCTGCCTGCATGGCGAGGCGGCGCTGGCCGCGGCGCTGGGCGAGGCCGACACGGTGATCAACCTGATGCCGCTGACCGAGGCGACGCGCGGTTTCTTCGATGCGGCGCGGCTGGCGCAGTTCAAGCGCGGCGCCGGCTTCATCAACCTGGCGCGCGGCGCCCATGTGGTGGAGGCGGACCTGCTGGCCGCGCTGGACGCCGGCCGCATCGGCCGCGCGGTGCTGGACGTGTTCCAGGTCGAGCCGCTGCCGGCGGCCCATCCCTTCTGGTCGCATGAGCGCGTCACCGTGCTGCCGCACACCGCGGCGCAGACCGATGCACGCAGCGCCGCCGCGCTGGTGGCGGCCAATCTGCGCGCCTGGCGCGCGGGCCGGGAGCCGGCGCATCGGGTGGAGCGCGACAGGGGCTACTGA
- a CDS encoding CinA family protein produces the protein MLFPEEHELIDRIAVALIQRRERMGTAESCTGGLIAAACTSLSGSSQWFERGVVSYSNEAKTELLGVPAALIGLHGAVSGEVALHMARGLLAHAPIDWALAVTGIAGPTGGSAEKPVGTVWLALVHGQRAPKVWQEHFPGDRHAVRIGTLRSGLMALCEALEDKDS, from the coding sequence ATGCTGTTTCCCGAAGAGCACGAGTTGATCGACCGCATCGCGGTCGCGCTGATCCAGCGCCGCGAGCGCATGGGCACGGCCGAGAGCTGCACCGGCGGCCTGATCGCCGCGGCCTGCACCAGCCTCTCGGGTTCCAGCCAATGGTTCGAGCGCGGCGTGGTCAGCTACAGCAACGAGGCCAAGACCGAGCTGCTGGGCGTGCCGGCGGCGCTGATCGGCCTGCATGGCGCGGTCAGCGGCGAGGTGGCGCTGCACATGGCCCGCGGCCTCTTGGCCCACGCGCCGATCGACTGGGCCCTGGCCGTCACCGGCATCGCGGGCCCCACCGGCGGCAGCGCCGAGAAGCCGGTCGGTACGGTCTGGCTGGCCCTGGTGCATGGGCAGCGCGCGCCCAAGGTCTGGCAGGAGCATTTCCCCGGCGACCGCCATGCGGTGCGCATCGGCACCCTGCGTTCGGGCCTGATGGCGCTGTGCGAGGCATTGGAAGACAAGGACTCCTGA
- a CDS encoding phosphatidylglycerophosphatase A: MLRHPAHWIALGFGSGLSPKAPGTVGTLWAWMAFLVLDLWLGDVQWAWLIGGGTLVGWWACTVTARNLRTPDPGSIVWDEVLAFWLVLWLVTPAGLLGQAVAFGLFRFFDAAKPGPVRWADGLFKGERGRPVGWAQGFGILFDDFVAAGCTLLVIALWRSLMG; this comes from the coding sequence ATGCTGCGTCATCCGGCGCATTGGATCGCTCTGGGCTTCGGCAGCGGGCTGTCGCCGAAGGCGCCGGGCACGGTCGGCACCCTGTGGGCCTGGATGGCCTTCCTGGTGCTGGATCTGTGGCTCGGCGACGTGCAATGGGCCTGGCTGATCGGCGGCGGCACCCTGGTGGGCTGGTGGGCCTGCACCGTCACCGCGCGCAACCTGCGCACGCCGGATCCGGGCTCCATCGTCTGGGACGAGGTGTTGGCCTTCTGGCTGGTGCTGTGGCTGGTGACGCCCGCGGGCCTGCTGGGCCAGGCCGTCGCCTTCGGCCTGTTCCGCTTCTTCGATGCGGCCAAGCCCGGCCCGGTGCGCTGGGCCGATGGCCTGTTCAAGGGCGAGCGCGGCCGGCCGGTCGGCTGGGCCCAGGGCTTCGGCATCCTGTTCGACGATTTCGTCGCCGCCGGATGTACGCTCCTGGTCATCGCGCTGTGGCGAAGTCTGATGGGGTGA
- the thiL gene encoding thiamine-phosphate kinase: MGEFELIQRFFQDRSRPPADEVPVGIGDDCAVIKPTPGAQWLVSSDMLVEGRHFLSTVAPERLGHKALAVNLSDLAACGATPRAFTLALALPRADAAWLEGFAHGLFALADAHGIALVGGDTTAGPLNICITVMGEAPAGQALLRSGARAGDDLYVSGSLGDARLALEVFRGTVALERGADFQQARRAMECPTPRVALGQALRGVASSAIDVSDGLLGDLGHVLERSGGLGATLLVDALPRSELLASLPLPLQRLCTLTGGDDYELVFTAPPEARDAVRAAAAASATPVTLIGRMEALPGRRLLDAQGRLLEWHEASFDHFKS; the protein is encoded by the coding sequence ATGGGTGAATTCGAGCTGATCCAGCGTTTCTTTCAGGACCGCAGCCGGCCGCCGGCCGACGAGGTGCCGGTGGGCATCGGGGACGACTGCGCGGTCATTAAGCCGACGCCGGGCGCGCAGTGGCTGGTGTCCAGCGACATGCTGGTCGAGGGCCGGCATTTCCTCTCGACCGTCGCGCCCGAGCGCCTGGGCCACAAGGCGCTGGCGGTGAACCTGTCGGACCTGGCGGCCTGCGGCGCGACGCCGCGCGCCTTCACCCTGGCGCTGGCGCTGCCGCGCGCCGATGCGGCCTGGCTGGAAGGCTTTGCGCATGGGCTGTTCGCGCTGGCCGATGCGCATGGCATCGCGCTGGTGGGCGGCGACACGACGGCCGGGCCGCTGAACATCTGCATCACGGTGATGGGCGAGGCGCCGGCCGGCCAGGCCCTGCTGCGCAGCGGCGCGCGCGCCGGCGACGATCTCTATGTCTCCGGCAGCCTGGGCGACGCGCGCCTGGCGCTGGAGGTGTTTCGCGGCACGGTGGCGCTGGAGCGGGGCGCGGACTTCCAGCAGGCGCGCCGCGCGATGGAATGCCCGACGCCGCGCGTCGCGCTGGGCCAGGCGCTGCGCGGCGTCGCAAGCAGCGCGATCGATGTGTCCGACGGCCTGCTGGGCGATCTGGGCCATGTGCTGGAGCGCTCGGGCGGCCTCGGCGCCACCCTGCTGGTCGATGCGCTGCCGCGCAGCGAGCTGCTCGCCAGCCTGCCGCTGCCGCTGCAGCGCCTGTGCACCCTGACCGGCGGCGACGATTACGAACTGGTGTTCACCGCGCCACCCGAGGCGCGCGACGCGGTGCGCGCGGCCGCCGCGGCCAGCGCCACGCCGGTGACCCTGATCGGCCGGATGGAGGCCCTGCCGGGGCGGCGCCTGCTCGATGCGCAAGGCCGGCTGCTGGAATGGCACGAGGCCTCGTTCGACCATTTCAAATCCTGA
- a CDS encoding GNAT family N-acetyltransferase, with amino-acid sequence MKIRPIQSTEYEDARKLLSRCGWTRKVEDPAIFGQAIRNSQIALVAEIEGRIVGFLRAITDGTFNGYLSMLAVDEEYRGRGIGSALVAAATGTNPDVTWVLRADRPGVSRFYQALGFKASEVAMEKKRSHRG; translated from the coding sequence ATGAAGATTCGCCCCATCCAATCCACCGAGTACGAAGACGCCCGGAAGCTGCTCTCGCGCTGCGGCTGGACCCGCAAGGTCGAGGATCCCGCGATATTCGGCCAGGCGATCCGCAACTCGCAGATCGCTCTCGTCGCCGAGATCGAGGGGCGGATCGTGGGTTTCCTGCGGGCCATCACCGACGGAACTTTCAACGGCTATCTCTCGATGCTGGCCGTCGACGAGGAGTACCGTGGGCGAGGCATAGGTAGCGCCCTGGTGGCGGCCGCAACGGGCACGAACCCCGACGTCACCTGGGTACTTCGCGCGGACCGCCCCGGAGTTTCAAGGTTCTATCAGGCGCTGGGCTTCAAAGCGTCGGAGGTTGCTATGGAAAAGAAGCGCAGTCATCGGGGCTGA
- a CDS encoding carboxymuconolactone decarboxylase family protein has protein sequence MASRYQDPSDLQYAPALLQQAPVEGRAFLGLKAAAERVDGRIPEKYRELISVAVALSTQCAYCIEVHTRNASQAGASREEIAEVVFIAAALKAGAAVGHGLLALRLFDAVGQAQAAQP, from the coding sequence ATGGCTTCCCGCTACCAAGACCCCTCCGACCTGCAATACGCGCCCGCCTTGCTGCAGCAGGCCCCCGTCGAGGGCCGCGCCTTCCTCGGCCTGAAGGCGGCGGCCGAGAGGGTGGATGGCCGGATCCCGGAGAAGTACCGCGAGCTGATCTCGGTGGCCGTGGCGCTCAGTACCCAATGCGCTTACTGCATCGAGGTCCACACCCGCAACGCATCCCAGGCCGGCGCCTCGCGCGAGGAGATCGCCGAGGTCGTCTTTATCGCGGCGGCCCTGAAGGCGGGTGCCGCGGTCGGGCATGGGCTGCTGGCGCTGCGGCTGTTCGATGCGGTGGGGCAAGCCCAAGCCGCACAGCCCTGA
- a CDS encoding nuclear transport factor 2 family protein — protein sequence MRPTATRHHRHSSRLLAGALLCVAAAASVHAATPTIERVPLDEPADQQTYNFQEQGDWRLWARSAAGFKDSRIWLQQRSGSSQGTWSAPRPAPFSDPRYRDSDPFLTADGKRLIFISDRPAEPGAPAAGQLDLFESHRSTDAGGWSAPQRLAEGLQSPAYELGPELHGGQLWFGSQRPGGPGKLSIYRAAGEAGPAEALPAPVNAPGGNDSDPTLSPDGRYLLWWSGRSGRGDLYLAERVGAGFGPALRLPAPINSDEGFEFTPWISADGAWLYFASTRADSGASAGLSRIYRSAWPAVLQALGPAAQAHSQAELDAAVSRFWRAFSHPPGRGADVATMAALLHPQARLWGSIAQQRERQLVLTSAQQQHSFAAALERWGQPSPRRVQECELAREQRRYGALAWVYSRVRTDGEPGEPSYTGVNSMQWQLGPQGWQLLSLHFALDLPGEPLAAEGSCLP from the coding sequence ATGCGCCCAACCGCAACTCGCCACCATCGTCATTCGTCACGACTGCTGGCAGGCGCACTGCTATGCGTCGCTGCCGCCGCCAGCGTCCACGCAGCGACGCCGACGATCGAGCGGGTGCCGCTGGACGAACCGGCCGATCAGCAGACCTACAACTTCCAGGAGCAAGGCGACTGGCGCCTGTGGGCACGCTCGGCCGCCGGCTTCAAGGATTCCCGCATCTGGCTGCAGCAACGAAGCGGCAGCAGCCAGGGCACCTGGTCCGCGCCACGGCCGGCCCCCTTCTCGGACCCGCGCTACCGCGACTCCGATCCCTTCTTGACGGCCGACGGCAAGCGCCTGATCTTCATCTCGGACCGGCCGGCGGAACCGGGTGCTCCGGCCGCCGGCCAGCTGGACCTGTTCGAGAGTCACCGCAGCACCGACGCTGGCGGGTGGAGCGCACCGCAGCGTCTGGCCGAGGGCCTGCAGAGCCCCGCCTACGAGCTGGGGCCGGAGCTGCATGGCGGCCAGCTCTGGTTCGGCTCGCAGCGCCCAGGCGGCCCGGGCAAGCTGTCGATCTACCGCGCGGCCGGCGAGGCCGGCCCGGCCGAGGCGCTGCCCGCGCCGGTCAACGCGCCGGGCGGCAATGACAGCGATCCGACCCTGAGCCCGGACGGACGCTACCTGCTGTGGTGGAGCGGCCGCAGCGGCCGCGGCGACCTCTACCTGGCCGAGCGGGTGGGCGCGGGCTTCGGCCCCGCGCTGCGCCTGCCGGCACCGATCAACAGCGATGAGGGCTTCGAGTTCACGCCCTGGATCAGCGCCGACGGCGCCTGGCTGTACTTCGCCTCCACCCGCGCCGACAGCGGCGCCTCGGCAGGCCTGTCCCGCATCTACCGCAGCGCCTGGCCGGCCGTGCTGCAGGCCCTCGGCCCGGCGGCCCAGGCGCACAGCCAGGCCGAACTGGACGCGGCGGTGAGCCGCTTCTGGCGCGCCTTCTCGCATCCGCCGGGCCGCGGCGCCGACGTCGCCACCATGGCCGCCCTGCTGCACCCACAGGCGCGCCTGTGGGGCAGCATCGCGCAGCAGCGCGAGCGCCAGCTCGTGCTGACCTCGGCGCAGCAGCAGCATTCCTTCGCCGCGGCGCTGGAGCGCTGGGGCCAGCCCAGCCCGCGCCGCGTGCAGGAATGCGAACTCGCACGCGAGCAGCGGCGCTACGGCGCGCTGGCCTGGGTCTACAGCCGCGTGCGCACCGACGGCGAACCGGGCGAGCCGTCCTACACCGGCGTCAACAGCATGCAATGGCAGCTGGGCCCGCAGGGCTGGCAGCTGCTGTCGCTGCACTTCGCGCTGGATCTGCCGGGGGAGCCGTTGGCGGCGGAGGGGAGCTGTTTGCCGTGA
- a CDS encoding DUF1697 domain-containing protein, with translation MPRYVAFLRGVGPVNAKMPALQACFESAGFSNVRTLRTSGNVVFDARSSPMAALERRAEKAMQAGLGHSFDTYVRPAIYLQKLIAADPFAEFSIAPQEKRVLIFLRRPVESAAELPIEREFGRILKLSGTEAFSAYVPGPKGSAFMALIERTFGADITTRTIDTVSKCAWA, from the coding sequence ATGCCCCGTTACGTCGCCTTCCTCCGCGGAGTCGGTCCGGTGAATGCCAAGATGCCGGCGCTGCAGGCCTGCTTCGAGTCGGCCGGTTTCTCGAATGTCCGGACCCTACGCACCAGCGGGAATGTCGTGTTCGATGCCCGCTCGTCACCTATGGCCGCACTCGAGCGGCGCGCCGAGAAGGCGATGCAGGCCGGGCTCGGCCACAGCTTCGACACGTACGTGCGGCCGGCCATATACCTGCAGAAGCTGATCGCGGCGGACCCTTTCGCCGAGTTCTCGATCGCACCGCAGGAAAAGCGGGTGCTGATCTTTCTGCGCCGGCCCGTCGAATCGGCGGCCGAACTGCCGATCGAGCGCGAGTTCGGCCGCATCCTGAAGCTCTCCGGCACCGAGGCCTTCTCGGCCTATGTGCCCGGCCCCAAGGGCTCCGCGTTCATGGCCTTGATCGAGCGGACCTTCGGGGCGGACATCACCACGCGCACCATCGATACGGTGAGCAAATGCGCGTGGGCCTAG
- a CDS encoding GNAT family N-acetyltransferase, with protein sequence MEILVRRLGAEDAALAQGLFALMSAVFGEPQRPLDRRYLEGLLASQGFWAMAAFSGGELLGGLTAHSLPMTRVEAAEVFVYDLAVQERHQGQGVGRALVAALREHCGAQGIHVVFVPADDEDVHALEFYKAIGGRPSPVTFFTFGEG encoded by the coding sequence ATGGAAATCCTTGTTCGCCGATTGGGCGCCGAAGACGCGGCGCTTGCGCAAGGCCTTTTTGCGCTGATGTCCGCCGTGTTCGGCGAGCCGCAACGGCCCTTGGATCGCCGCTATCTTGAAGGGCTGCTGGCCTCCCAGGGCTTCTGGGCCATGGCGGCCTTCTCCGGCGGCGAGTTGCTGGGCGGCCTCACGGCGCACAGCCTGCCGATGACCCGGGTCGAGGCGGCGGAAGTCTTCGTCTATGACCTCGCGGTGCAGGAGCGGCACCAAGGGCAGGGCGTCGGTCGAGCCTTGGTGGCGGCACTGCGCGAACATTGCGGGGCGCAGGGCATCCATGTCGTCTTTGTGCCCGCGGACGATGAAGATGTCCATGCGCTGGAGTTCTACAAGGCCATCGGCGGCAGGCCGTCACCCGTGACCTTCTTTACCTTCGGCGAAGGTTGA
- a CDS encoding pitrilysin family protein, which yields MDKNRIARSPATAPPLLATLPNGLRVVAIPMPWRATVSLSVFIRTGSLHETPARLNGISHVVEHMAFKGTATRDCQRINLDAERLGAEVNAHTDKDHTAFHIEGLPQDLPAFVEMLADLVLNPSFPAEELERERGVIEQEFSEYDEDPVSQAFQLFDRACFGTLHPAGRPIIGTRANIKRFAREELLDYVQRQYTACNVVVAVAGPLGAAEFDTGFVPRVAAAFGAMPPGTPNLIEPPAWLGGMKTRRMAGSGQCQLVLGYAAPALAADDAHLPHVLAAALLGEGMSSPLLDEIRERRGLAYHAGCAADILPHSGQFVIDAATAPEQAVELLEAVHALLRQLAEAPALDATALERARRQLTMRALRALEQPARRMENAALDLFSFGHLREPQAWLDRLQAVSAAEVRAVFARMHQGGGADGGQPAALALAGSVPAKVRERAAALFVDAAA from the coding sequence TTGGACAAGAACCGCATCGCCCGCTCTCCGGCCACCGCGCCGCCCCTGCTCGCCACCCTGCCCAACGGGCTGCGCGTCGTCGCCATCCCGATGCCCTGGCGCGCCACGGTGTCGCTGAGCGTATTCATCCGCACCGGCAGCCTGCACGAGACGCCGGCGCGGCTGAACGGCATCAGCCATGTGGTCGAGCACATGGCCTTCAAGGGCACGGCAACGCGCGACTGCCAGCGCATCAATCTGGATGCCGAGCGGCTCGGCGCCGAGGTCAATGCGCATACCGACAAGGACCACACCGCCTTCCATATCGAGGGGCTGCCGCAGGACCTGCCGGCCTTTGTCGAGATGCTGGCCGATCTGGTGCTGAACCCGAGCTTCCCGGCCGAGGAGCTGGAGCGCGAGCGCGGCGTGATCGAGCAGGAGTTCAGCGAGTACGACGAGGACCCGGTCTCGCAGGCCTTCCAGCTGTTCGACCGCGCCTGCTTCGGCACCCTGCATCCGGCCGGGCGACCGATCATCGGCACGCGCGCCAACATCAAGCGCTTCGCGCGCGAGGAGCTGCTGGACTATGTGCAGCGCCAGTACACCGCCTGCAATGTGGTGGTGGCCGTCGCCGGGCCGCTCGGCGCGGCCGAATTCGACACCGGCTTCGTGCCACGCGTCGCGGCCGCCTTCGGCGCGATGCCGCCGGGCACGCCGAACCTGATCGAGCCGCCCGCCTGGCTGGGCGGCATGAAGACCCGCCGCATGGCCGGCAGCGGCCAATGCCAGCTGGTGCTGGGCTATGCCGCGCCGGCGCTGGCGGCGGACGATGCGCATCTGCCCCATGTGCTGGCCGCCGCGCTGCTGGGCGAGGGCATGAGCTCGCCGCTGCTGGACGAGATCCGCGAGCGCCGCGGCCTGGCCTATCACGCCGGCTGCGCGGCCGACATCCTGCCGCACAGCGGCCAGTTCGTGATCGACGCGGCCACCGCGCCCGAGCAGGCGGTGGAGCTGCTGGAGGCGGTACATGCGCTGCTGCGCCAGCTGGCCGAGGCGCCGGCGCTCGACGCCACCGCGCTGGAGCGCGCGCGCCGCCAGCTGACGATGCGCGCGCTGCGGGCCCTGGAGCAGCCGGCGCGGCGCATGGAGAACGCGGCGCTGGACCTGTTCAGCTTCGGCCACCTGCGCGAGCCGCAGGCCTGGCTGGACCGGCTGCAGGCGGTCAGCGCCGCCGAGGTGCGCGCGGTGTTCGCGCGCATGCATCAAGGCGGTGGGGCGGACGGCGGCCAGCCGGCCGCGCTGGCGCTGGCCGGCAGCGTGCCGGCCAAGGTGCGCGAGCGCGCCGCGGCGCTGTTCGTCGACGCGGCGGCATGA
- a CDS encoding ABC transporter, with translation MTMPAALLSLERLDCPGCSSGPLSFALRPGLSLVRGGEQRGKSSLLRLIAAAAAARGLGCFLADPLDPAQDPTPARAWLAALREQQAAGWRADIAAALGTAFALDEHLDKALFMLSAGSRRKLGLVAAAASGAAITLLDQPFAALDGRSARLLGELLAEAAEGRERAWVLADYELPAALAGVPLAATIELGD, from the coding sequence ATGACGATGCCGGCGGCCCTGCTGAGCCTGGAACGGCTGGACTGCCCCGGCTGCAGCAGCGGCCCGCTGAGCTTCGCGCTGCGCCCCGGCCTGAGCCTGGTGCGCGGCGGCGAGCAGCGCGGCAAGAGCAGCCTGCTGCGCCTGATCGCCGCGGCGGCCGCGGCACGGGGCCTCGGCTGCTTCCTGGCCGACCCGCTGGATCCCGCGCAAGACCCGACCCCGGCGCGCGCCTGGCTGGCCGCGTTGAGAGAGCAACAAGCGGCCGGCTGGCGCGCCGACATCGCCGCGGCCCTGGGCACGGCCTTCGCGCTGGACGAGCATCTGGATAAGGCCCTGTTCATGCTGTCGGCCGGCAGCCGGCGCAAGCTGGGCCTGGTCGCCGCCGCGGCCAGCGGCGCCGCGATCACCCTGCTGGACCAGCCCTTTGCGGCGCTGGACGGCCGCTCGGCGCGCCTGCTCGGCGAGCTGCTGGCCGAGGCGGCCGAGGGGCGCGAGCGCGCCTGGGTGCTGGCCGACTACGAGCTGCCGGCCGCGCTGGCCGGCGTGCCGCTGGCGGCGACGATCGAGCTGGGCGACTAG
- a CDS encoding galactose oxidase has translation MTSLLCLGAVLSAARADAPPPAWSRAPDLPLAVQEIYPAVHRGRIYVAGGVSSELPAAQGHVSAAVQVFDPQRERWSAGPDLPEPRHHAQLLSLGESLYLFGGFVRCAGGDWCASDRVLRLDEAAGRWSEAGRLPRPLTESSAFAVGPLVHLVGGRSPRGAANAQWGDHEDRADHLVFDTRSGRTTWLPDLPERKSSTAAATLPDGRIYLAGGRAARGANVDSLHAFDPRAAGWQALPAMPRPQAAHASVALGAQLCSFGGEYADDKGGGVLDLVQCYDSAARVWRAPTRMPEARHGLGAVVLGPWVYVIGGAARPGLAATSARVDRLRY, from the coding sequence ATGACGTCCCTCCTGTGCCTGGGCGCCGTCCTGTCGGCGGCCCGGGCCGATGCGCCGCCGCCGGCCTGGTCGCGCGCGCCCGACCTGCCGCTGGCGGTGCAGGAAATCTATCCGGCCGTGCATCGCGGGCGCATCTATGTGGCCGGCGGCGTCAGCAGCGAGTTGCCGGCCGCGCAGGGCCATGTCAGTGCCGCGGTGCAGGTGTTCGACCCGCAGCGCGAGCGCTGGAGCGCGGGGCCGGACCTGCCCGAGCCGCGCCACCATGCCCAGCTGCTCAGCCTGGGCGAGTCGCTCTATCTGTTCGGCGGCTTCGTGCGCTGCGCTGGCGGTGACTGGTGCGCCAGCGACCGCGTGCTGCGCCTGGACGAGGCGGCCGGGCGCTGGTCCGAGGCGGGCCGCCTGCCGCGGCCGCTGACCGAGTCCAGCGCCTTCGCGGTGGGGCCACTGGTGCATCTGGTGGGCGGCCGCAGCCCGCGCGGCGCGGCCAATGCGCAATGGGGCGACCATGAGGACCGCGCCGACCATCTGGTGTTCGATACCCGCAGCGGCCGGACCACCTGGCTGCCGGACCTGCCGGAGCGCAAGAGCAGCACCGCCGCGGCCACCCTGCCGGACGGCCGGATCTACCTGGCCGGCGGCCGCGCGGCGCGCGGCGCCAATGTGGACAGCCTGCATGCCTTCGACCCGCGGGCGGCCGGCTGGCAGGCGCTGCCGGCGATGCCGCGGCCCCAGGCCGCCCATGCCAGCGTGGCGCTGGGCGCGCAGCTCTGCAGCTTCGGCGGTGAATATGCCGACGACAAGGGCGGCGGCGTGCTGGACCTGGTGCAGTGCTACGACAGCGCGGCGCGCGTCTGGCGCGCGCCGACGCGCATGCCCGAGGCCCGCCATGGCCTGGGCGCGGTGGTGCTGGGGCCCTGGGTCTATGTGATCGGCGGGGCCGCGCGGCCGGGCCTGGCGGCCACCAGTGCGCGGGTGGACCGGCTGCGGTATTGA
- a CDS encoding response regulator transcription factor codes for MQQTTAKLPMVYLVDDEEVVRDALAWLLRSRRLLSEGFPSAEAFEAMLDQRPGQGAGWPDAPSCLLLDVRMPGMSGLALFERLIERGVGAALPVIFLTGHGDVPTAVAAVKRGAYDFVEKPFSDNALVDRVEQALVLSAQAIAARQSEGQLAQRMADLTEREREVMALVVQGLPNKLIADQLHISVRTVEVHRARVFEKMNVKSAVELSNLLRD; via the coding sequence ATGCAACAGACGACGGCCAAGCTGCCGATGGTGTACCTCGTCGATGACGAGGAGGTGGTGCGCGACGCCCTGGCCTGGCTGCTGCGCTCGCGCCGCCTGCTCTCCGAGGGCTTCCCCAGCGCCGAGGCCTTCGAGGCCATGCTGGACCAGCGCCCCGGCCAGGGCGCCGGCTGGCCCGACGCGCCCAGCTGCCTGCTGCTGGACGTGCGCATGCCCGGCATGAGCGGGCTGGCGCTGTTCGAGCGCCTGATCGAGCGCGGCGTCGGCGCGGCGTTGCCGGTGATCTTCCTGACCGGTCATGGCGATGTGCCGACCGCGGTGGCCGCGGTCAAGCGCGGCGCCTACGACTTCGTCGAGAAGCCCTTCTCCGACAACGCGCTGGTGGACCGCGTCGAGCAGGCGCTGGTGCTCAGCGCCCAGGCCATCGCGGCCCGCCAGTCGGAGGGCCAGCTGGCGCAACGCATGGCCGACCTGACCGAGCGCGAGCGCGAGGTGATGGCCCTGGTCGTGCAGGGCCTGCCGAACAAGCTGATCGCCGACCAGCTGCACATCAGCGTGCGTACCGTCGAGGTCCACCGCGCGCGCGTGTTCGAGAAGATGAACGTCAAGTCGGCGGTCGAGCTGTCCAATCTGCTGCGCGATTGA